From Methanocella paludicola SANAE, a single genomic window includes:
- a CDS encoding ABC transporter permease has protein sequence MSEWDALYLMLKREIIRFIRKPNRTILPSVISTFLYIFAFGYALGTAIPAMGGHSYINFMLPGLVMMQVILHAYVNPAYSLFSSRDDRYIEDPLTTPMRYSTMVVAYVLGGMARGLFMGLIIAGVTMVLFGIGIYDVPMFVLLLLGTSATFACFGVMLGQWSKNIEDVGNVMSYALSPLLFLGGVFFSIDIIPADWIRWLSWLDPLTYVVDGVRYAMIGYERTNPYYCLGAIAISLLVMFYASLRLFESGYNLKT, from the coding sequence GTGAGTGAGTGGGACGCGCTATACCTGATGCTGAAGCGGGAGATCATCCGGTTCATCCGCAAGCCCAACCGGACCATACTGCCCAGCGTCATCTCCACGTTCCTTTACATCTTTGCCTTCGGCTACGCCCTGGGCACCGCCATCCCGGCGATGGGAGGGCATTCGTACATCAATTTCATGCTCCCGGGCCTTGTCATGATGCAGGTTATATTACATGCGTACGTCAATCCCGCGTACTCCCTGTTCTCGTCCCGGGATGACCGGTACATCGAGGACCCGCTCACCACGCCCATGCGCTACTCGACGATGGTCGTCGCCTACGTGCTCGGAGGTATGGCGAGGGGTCTCTTTATGGGCCTTATCATTGCGGGCGTGACTATGGTGCTCTTCGGCATAGGCATATACGATGTACCGATGTTCGTGCTGCTATTGCTGGGCACGTCGGCCACCTTCGCCTGCTTCGGCGTCATGCTGGGCCAGTGGTCGAAGAACATCGAGGACGTGGGCAACGTCATGAGCTATGCGCTGAGCCCGCTACTGTTCTTAGGCGGTGTCTTCTTCTCCATCGATATCATCCCCGCCGACTGGATACGCTGGCTTTCGTGGCTCGACCCGCTGACCTACGTCGTGGACGGCGTCCGATATGCCATGATCGGCTACGAGCGCACTAATCCTTACTATTGCCTCGGCGCTATCGCGATATCCCTGCTCGTCATGTTCTACGCGAGCCTGAGGCTGTTCGAGAGCGGCTATAACCTCAAGACCTAG
- a CDS encoding methionine synthase, which produces MMVTTVVGSYPTGIKVQTEEDVKKAIEIAVADQEKAGVSIISDGQVRTDMVGIFAMNMPGYRKEGNRYKVVGRIEVPDKPATVNDYLFTKKLAKAKVKGIITGPTTMAKTSQVEKSSPYKSNTDPELIYDIAYAQAAEARALAQAGADIIQIDEPFFSVDADLEVGIKAVNIITKNIETPAMHVCGDIRPIFKKLLETNMAILDHEFAKSKNLEAMDKGLIEAHGKIIGYGCIDTTSNTIETVDQAEKTIRAGIEKIGKKNMWIDPDCGMRMRTRDAAYQKLANMVEAVRRIG; this is translated from the coding sequence ATGATGGTCACGACCGTGGTCGGAAGCTACCCGACGGGCATAAAAGTCCAGACTGAAGAAGACGTAAAGAAAGCGATCGAGATAGCGGTGGCCGACCAGGAAAAGGCCGGAGTCTCCATCATCTCTGACGGCCAGGTTCGCACTGACATGGTGGGGATCTTTGCCATGAACATGCCCGGCTACAGGAAAGAAGGCAACCGGTATAAGGTGGTGGGCCGCATCGAAGTGCCGGATAAGCCGGCGACGGTGAATGACTATCTTTTTACTAAGAAGCTTGCGAAAGCGAAGGTCAAGGGTATTATTACAGGCCCGACTACGATGGCAAAGACCTCGCAGGTGGAAAAAAGCTCGCCATATAAGTCCAACACGGACCCCGAGCTCATCTATGATATCGCCTATGCGCAGGCTGCCGAAGCAAGGGCGCTTGCGCAGGCCGGGGCCGACATCATCCAGATCGACGAGCCCTTCTTCAGCGTAGACGCCGACCTCGAAGTGGGCATCAAGGCAGTCAACATCATAACGAAGAACATCGAGACGCCTGCCATGCACGTCTGCGGCGATATCCGCCCTATCTTCAAGAAGCTACTGGAGACCAACATGGCCATCCTCGACCACGAGTTCGCCAAGTCGAAGAACCTGGAAGCGATGGACAAGGGCTTAATCGAGGCGCATGGTAAGATCATCGGTTACGGCTGCATCGATACCACGTCAAACACGATCGAGACGGTCGACCAGGCCGAAAAGACTATTCGGGCCGGCATCGAGAAAATCGGCAAGAAGAACATGTGGATCGACCCCGACTGCGGCATGCGCATGCGCACCCGGGACGCCGCCTACCAGAAACTTGCAAACATGGTCGAGGCCGTCAGGCGCATCGGATAA
- a CDS encoding phosphoadenosine phosphosulfate reductase family protein — translation MAGIKPFEGALDHIFWCDSCNVPLISETCGTCGATARQVRLSPPGDVRFCSPYERTIIRNLFERDFGCDPIGERLVLLNKIPGDDKADEIIIDGYTIAVVYYDLKEEGYKLDLRLYGAKLLMALTNKKTVTVDVPRNMHLSGKGIKGSTVVDTSPDIKKDDIVLIRVNENFNGLGVAKADAENLKDASQNTIKIRKIGGGSIRLNDKLSTLEDAVAANRKTIEAMEKDAINVIKGVVSQGKNKELPVTVSFSGGKDSLVVLNLTKKAVKKFEAFYIDTGLEFPETTKFVEDTAKEVPVKIEKAGKAFDENFPAFGPPAKDFRWCCKVCKLGPVTTHLSQFKKGVITIDGKRRYESFQRGGIDTVERNPFVPGQMSVFPIKDWRAIEVWLYIHMEKLPYNELYDRGFERIGCWLCPAALQAEYVRMKELHPDRYGEWQNKLHKWADESGLTPDYVRYGFWRWKSHPNKMLNIAQEKHIPLKPSYKSGMALDIIRGISPCTLGGYSIEGVLRLPNKASTERLLEMLKTIGAPAYSEDLDVILVRMPKGKGTAKLFAGGQIYASANDKEEAGKLFENTIRQVLRASLCTKCRICVRACPKKAIRLDGHIKVDEKRCDHCGRCTRGCVVARYYDRLINKKQKPDFSGHRPYPVPKNISPR, via the coding sequence ATGGCCGGAATCAAGCCCTTCGAGGGAGCCCTGGATCATATTTTTTGGTGCGACTCATGCAATGTGCCGCTCATAAGTGAGACATGCGGCACATGCGGAGCTACGGCCAGACAGGTCAGGCTTTCCCCGCCAGGCGATGTCCGGTTCTGCTCGCCCTACGAGCGTACCATCATCAGGAATTTATTCGAGCGCGACTTCGGCTGCGATCCCATCGGCGAGCGCCTGGTGCTCTTAAACAAAATACCCGGCGACGATAAGGCCGACGAGATCATCATTGACGGATACACGATCGCTGTAGTCTATTATGACTTAAAAGAAGAGGGCTATAAGCTGGACCTCAGGCTCTACGGGGCCAAGCTCCTCATGGCCCTTACTAATAAAAAGACAGTCACCGTGGATGTGCCCCGGAACATGCACCTGAGCGGCAAGGGCATTAAGGGAAGCACGGTCGTCGATACCTCCCCGGATATTAAAAAGGACGATATCGTGCTCATCAGGGTAAACGAGAACTTCAACGGGCTTGGCGTGGCAAAAGCGGACGCGGAGAACCTTAAAGATGCCTCGCAGAACACGATCAAGATCCGGAAGATCGGCGGCGGCTCTATTCGCCTTAATGATAAGCTCAGCACTCTCGAGGATGCAGTGGCCGCCAACCGCAAGACCATCGAGGCCATGGAGAAGGATGCCATCAACGTCATCAAAGGCGTCGTAAGCCAGGGCAAGAACAAAGAACTACCAGTAACCGTCTCGTTCAGCGGCGGCAAGGACAGCCTCGTCGTGCTGAACTTAACGAAGAAGGCGGTGAAGAAGTTCGAGGCATTCTACATTGATACGGGCCTTGAGTTCCCGGAGACCACGAAATTCGTGGAAGATACCGCAAAGGAAGTGCCCGTAAAAATAGAAAAGGCGGGTAAGGCGTTCGATGAAAACTTTCCCGCGTTCGGCCCGCCGGCAAAAGACTTCAGGTGGTGCTGCAAAGTATGCAAGCTCGGGCCCGTCACTACTCATTTATCACAGTTCAAAAAAGGCGTAATCACGATAGACGGCAAGCGCAGATACGAGTCGTTCCAGCGGGGCGGCATCGATACCGTGGAGCGAAACCCGTTCGTCCCGGGCCAGATGAGCGTATTCCCGATCAAGGACTGGCGGGCCATCGAAGTCTGGCTGTACATCCACATGGAAAAGCTGCCGTATAACGAATTGTACGATAGGGGCTTCGAGCGCATCGGCTGCTGGCTATGCCCTGCCGCGCTCCAGGCAGAATATGTCCGCATGAAAGAGTTACACCCGGACCGCTACGGAGAGTGGCAGAACAAGCTCCACAAGTGGGCGGACGAGTCGGGCCTCACGCCGGACTATGTGCGCTATGGCTTCTGGCGCTGGAAGTCGCATCCCAACAAGATGCTCAATATCGCACAGGAAAAACACATACCATTGAAGCCGTCTTACAAGAGCGGCATGGCGCTGGACATCATACGAGGGATCAGCCCCTGCACGCTGGGCGGGTACAGCATCGAGGGCGTCCTTCGACTGCCTAATAAGGCCTCGACCGAGAGGCTGCTGGAGATGCTCAAGACCATCGGCGCCCCCGCGTACTCGGAAGACCTTGACGTCATACTCGTAAGAATGCCAAAGGGAAAGGGCACGGCCAAGCTATTCGCCGGAGGCCAGATATACGCCTCGGCCAACGACAAAGAAGAGGCCGGAAAGCTCTTCGAGAACACGATCAGGCAGGTGCTGCGGGCCTCGCTCTGCACGAAGTGCAGGATATGCGTCAGGGCATGCCCAAAAAAGGCAATAAGGCTGGATGGCCACATTAAGGTAGACGAAAAGCGATGCGACCACTGCGGCCGCTGCACGAGGGGCTGCGTAGTAGCCAGGTATTACGACCGCCTCATAAACAAAAAACAAAAACCCGATTTCTCAGGACACCGCCCGTATCCAGTACCAAAAAATATATCCCCTCGATAA
- a CDS encoding PAS domain S-box protein, protein MYSDQGGRSRMPWLHSIRLRTFIIILMMVLPIVLMGVAGTLYFQGVVKQNIYDEYLNNVKTISAFTPDYLQTSQLFLESIADRPSVVSAVAEDNRPVLHSAATYVNSTNRINSIYFVDSKGIVIESTDPISGLIGSNASNYSYVGSVFRTGNTDIGDAVPGLNQMPVVPIGVPIKDNNGTVLGVMVGTVDLEEFSNKIKSTVITNQHAYLVNSTGHIMVHNDPEYMRNMTDFSSVPAVQSVLSGKAGAGEYYNPIYNQSMIGAYAPIDHLGWGVVVAMPQSVAYKPVWDATLLIFLVVVALSLIAAGLGLYLGNSIVAPISSLSHATTEALKIDDYRKSIPLDRKDEIGDLARSFDDMVDTIKRAMEALRESEEKFRVLADTSKAAIYVYQGESLVYVNEAAERITGYSNEELLKMKFWGIVHPDFREMVKERGLARQQGKPAPTPYEIKIITRGGEARWIELSAGPIMYMGKPAGVATFFDVTERKQAEEELNEAKTQAELYLDLMGHDINNMNQSAMGYLELTLNSPDIEKKDKELLLKSMGALESSTRLIDNVRKLQKAQNRALKLYEVDACPAILRALGHYSNMPNVKATFNYELPPGCPVLANDLLHEVFENLIGNAIKHAGLAPTINVKLEATVFNGQNYNKFTVEDDGPGISDDIKKSIFNRLQRGDTKARGSGLGLYLVRSLVDSYGGMVWVEDRVKGDYTQGARFVVMLPAVDK, encoded by the coding sequence ATGTATAGTGACCAAGGGGGTCGGTCCCGAATGCCTTGGCTGCATTCGATCAGGCTGAGGACATTTATCATCATTTTGATGATGGTACTCCCTATAGTTTTAATGGGTGTAGCCGGCACCCTCTATTTCCAGGGAGTCGTTAAACAAAATATTTATGACGAGTATTTAAACAATGTAAAGACCATTTCGGCCTTTACGCCCGACTACCTGCAGACCTCCCAGCTTTTCTTGGAGAGCATTGCGGATAGACCATCCGTTGTCAGCGCGGTGGCGGAGGACAACCGGCCCGTTTTGCATTCGGCTGCCACCTATGTGAATAGTACTAATCGGATCAATAGCATATATTTCGTGGACAGTAAGGGTATTGTTATCGAAAGTACGGATCCGATTTCGGGTCTGATCGGAAGTAATGCTAGTAATTATTCATATGTGGGCAGCGTGTTCAGGACCGGCAATACGGATATCGGCGATGCGGTGCCCGGTTTAAATCAAATGCCCGTCGTACCGATAGGAGTTCCGATTAAGGACAACAATGGCACCGTGCTTGGTGTGATGGTCGGCACCGTAGACCTCGAAGAATTCTCGAATAAAATTAAAAGTACTGTCATTACGAACCAACACGCATACCTTGTGAACAGTACCGGGCACATCATGGTGCACAATGATCCGGAATATATGCGGAATATGACTGATTTTAGTTCCGTGCCGGCGGTGCAGAGCGTCCTCAGCGGTAAAGCGGGTGCCGGCGAATATTACAATCCGATCTATAACCAGTCTATGATAGGGGCCTACGCCCCAATTGACCATCTTGGGTGGGGTGTGGTGGTAGCAATGCCGCAGAGCGTGGCATACAAGCCCGTGTGGGACGCCACCCTGCTCATCTTTTTAGTAGTAGTCGCCTTATCACTAATCGCTGCCGGGTTAGGCCTATACTTAGGGAACAGCATCGTTGCTCCAATCTCAAGCCTGTCACACGCCACCACAGAAGCATTAAAAATCGATGATTATCGTAAGTCCATCCCGCTCGATAGGAAGGACGAGATCGGAGACCTTGCCCGCTCGTTCGATGATATGGTGGATACGATCAAGCGGGCTATGGAGGCGTTGCGGGAGAGCGAGGAGAAGTTCCGGGTCCTCGCCGATACGTCTAAGGCGGCAATCTATGTCTATCAGGGCGAAAGCCTGGTCTATGTTAATGAGGCTGCTGAAAGGATTACCGGCTACTCGAATGAGGAACTCTTAAAGATGAAGTTCTGGGGCATCGTGCACCCGGATTTCCGGGAGATGGTCAAGGAGCGCGGCCTGGCGAGACAACAAGGCAAGCCCGCACCGACGCCCTATGAGATCAAGATCATCACGAGGGGCGGCGAAGCGCGGTGGATAGAACTGTCTGCCGGGCCGATCATGTATATGGGCAAGCCCGCGGGTGTGGCGACGTTTTTCGACGTCACCGAGCGCAAGCAGGCGGAGGAAGAATTAAATGAAGCCAAGACTCAGGCGGAACTGTACCTGGACTTGATGGGCCACGATATCAACAACATGAACCAGTCAGCGATGGGATACCTGGAACTAACGCTGAATTCGCCTGACATCGAAAAAAAGGATAAGGAGTTATTGTTAAAGTCGATGGGCGCATTGGAGAGCAGTACCCGACTTATCGATAACGTGCGGAAGCTGCAGAAAGCCCAAAACAGAGCGTTAAAGCTCTACGAGGTGGACGCCTGTCCGGCTATTCTGCGGGCGCTCGGTCACTACTCGAACATGCCCAATGTGAAGGCCACTTTCAATTATGAGCTGCCTCCTGGCTGTCCGGTTTTGGCCAATGACCTCCTGCACGAGGTCTTCGAGAACTTGATAGGTAATGCTATCAAGCACGCGGGGCTCGCGCCGACCATTAATGTCAAGTTAGAGGCCACTGTGTTTAATGGCCAGAATTATAACAAGTTCACAGTGGAGGACGATGGGCCGGGAATATCTGACGACATTAAAAAGAGTATCTTTAACAGGTTGCAGCGTGGCGACACCAAAGCCAGGGGCAGTGGCCTCGGGTTGTATCTCGTCCGATCTCTGGTGGACAGCTATGGGGGCATGGTCTGGGTTGAAGACCGTGTGAAGGGCGACTACACGCAGGGCGCCAGGTTCGTGGTCATGCTGCCGGCTGTAGATAAGTGA
- a CDS encoding NCS2 family permease — protein sequence MYEQPQKKTVESSTSFLDKYFHITERNSSVKTEIIAGITTFMTMAYIIIVNPGILSAAGMDFKAVFVATCLAAALSTFLMGVIGKYPFALAPGMGMNAVVTYGICIGMGLSWQIAMALIFIEGLVILILVLTNLRELVMNSIPGSLKIAIGVAIGLFIAFIGFKDAGIMVSNAATYVGFGSMSNPVVIVSLIGLIIIMVLMALEIKGSILYGIILTALLSLAICFGADAMGIAFNVYNNSGVPTVVGAALPAGLSNVPGWGGSIFEIPSAATLSTIGQLDLMGALNIGILSLVSLIFALGMVDFFDTMGTVVAVGGQAKLLDKEGRLPGLKNVLLVDSLAAMIGGFMGCSSNTSYIESASGVSAGGRTGLASVVTSLLFLLAMFLVPLAYLIPGAATAPALIIVGFLMITLVKDIPWDKLEEALPAFLTIAGMVFTFSISKGIGFGFISYCLIKTASGKWREVHPVMWIVAAIFLLYFIFVSNII from the coding sequence GTGTATGAGCAACCTCAAAAAAAGACGGTAGAGAGTTCTACCTCTTTTTTAGATAAGTATTTCCATATAACAGAAAGAAACTCGAGTGTAAAGACCGAGATAATCGCCGGTATTACCACGTTCATGACGATGGCCTATATCATCATCGTGAACCCCGGTATATTATCGGCGGCGGGCATGGACTTTAAGGCTGTATTCGTAGCCACGTGCCTTGCGGCGGCGCTTTCGACTTTCCTGATGGGCGTCATAGGCAAGTATCCGTTCGCGCTCGCGCCCGGCATGGGCATGAACGCCGTTGTGACTTATGGCATTTGTATCGGCATGGGCCTGTCCTGGCAGATCGCGATGGCGCTGATCTTCATCGAAGGCCTGGTCATTCTCATCCTGGTGCTCACGAACCTGAGAGAGCTGGTCATGAACTCGATCCCCGGATCGCTCAAGATCGCCATTGGCGTCGCTATCGGCCTGTTCATCGCGTTCATCGGGTTCAAGGACGCGGGCATCATGGTGTCGAATGCGGCAACGTACGTCGGCTTTGGCAGCATGTCCAACCCCGTCGTGATCGTCTCACTTATAGGACTTATCATTATAATGGTTTTAATGGCCCTCGAGATCAAGGGCAGCATTCTCTACGGCATCATCCTGACGGCGCTGCTGTCGCTGGCTATCTGCTTCGGCGCGGACGCGATGGGCATCGCGTTCAACGTATACAACAATTCGGGCGTGCCCACGGTCGTCGGCGCGGCGCTGCCCGCCGGGCTGAGCAATGTTCCCGGCTGGGGAGGCTCCATCTTCGAGATACCCAGTGCAGCCACATTGTCCACGATCGGCCAGCTAGACCTCATGGGCGCCCTCAATATCGGCATCCTGTCGCTGGTCAGCCTGATCTTCGCCCTGGGCATGGTCGACTTCTTCGACACCATGGGCACGGTCGTCGCGGTCGGCGGCCAGGCTAAGCTTCTGGATAAGGAAGGCAGGCTTCCGGGCCTCAAGAACGTCCTGCTGGTCGACTCCCTCGCGGCGATGATCGGCGGTTTCATGGGCTGCAGCTCGAACACGTCGTACATCGAGAGCGCATCGGGCGTGAGCGCGGGCGGCAGGACAGGCCTGGCATCGGTCGTTACGTCGCTGCTGTTCCTGCTGGCCATGTTCCTGGTGCCGCTGGCCTACCTGATCCCGGGCGCGGCAACGGCCCCGGCGCTCATCATCGTCGGATTCCTGATGATCACGCTGGTCAAGGACATCCCCTGGGATAAGCTCGAGGAGGCTCTCCCGGCGTTCCTGACCATTGCGGGCATGGTGTTCACCTTCAGCATATCGAAGGGCATCGGCTTCGGGTTCATTTCCTACTGCCTGATCAAGACGGCGTCCGGAAAGTGGAGAGAAGTACACCCCGTCATGTGGATCGTTGCTGCCATCTTCCTGCTGTACTTCATCTTCGTGTCGAACATCATTTAA
- a CDS encoding pyruvoyl-dependent arginine decarboxylase — MRQGLVPKKVFFTSGSGTHKEMLESFEMALRDAGIEKFNLVTVSSILPPKCEIIERSEGLKSLVPGEIVFTVMSRNSSNEPSRRIAAAIGCAKPKDRQADFGYLSEHHSYGETEKCAGMYAEKLAENMYFTWKNERPESTMNISKTAEVDDEGNWTTVISAAVFIL; from the coding sequence ATGAGACAAGGGCTTGTACCAAAGAAAGTGTTCTTTACGAGCGGCTCGGGAACGCATAAGGAAATGCTGGAATCGTTCGAGATGGCGCTTCGTGATGCCGGAATTGAAAAATTTAACCTGGTCACTGTGAGCTCTATACTGCCGCCGAAGTGCGAGATCATCGAGCGCAGCGAAGGGCTGAAATCGCTGGTTCCCGGTGAGATCGTATTTACCGTAATGTCCCGGAACTCGTCTAATGAGCCGAGCCGGCGCATCGCCGCGGCCATAGGCTGCGCCAAGCCCAAGGACCGCCAGGCCGACTTTGGATATTTATCCGAGCACCACTCTTACGGCGAGACCGAAAAGTGCGCCGGCATGTACGCGGAAAAACTCGCCGAGAATATGTATTTTACCTGGAAGAACGAGCGCCCCGAGTCGACCATGAATATCTCGAAGACGGCCGAAGTGGATGACGAGGGGAATTGGACAACAGTTATATCTGCTGCCGTGTTTATACTATAA
- a CDS encoding phosphatase PAP2 family protein, translated as MLEPFGFDNSLLTIFTQQFPDYKGFFFAITQLGSPFTLALLGSFGFVLGKNKLKVFSAILIIGTIFGMVVIDDIKELVERARPDGAKAADFTVKDSYSFPSGHAFSIFLAASVLGAYYGWKFYVSGYVLAIAVSLSRLYLGVHFPSDVLFGAVLGIIGGEMLIYAAYRLGLSNNPGIISLIYKKAIRSEKITINGPDRVVSISIFLTILISIVLYFTDYAPLAIFTVTLAAIFIFYYILSNGVRLDRDLLLIFGILALCLIACLSLLFLGSYWLSMIIVIIAYFAIMATTYGSKKNEEMASSLK; from the coding sequence ATGCTCGAGCCGTTCGGTTTTGACAATTCCCTGCTAACGATATTCACGCAACAATTCCCCGACTATAAGGGTTTCTTCTTTGCCATCACCCAGCTCGGAAGCCCTTTTACGCTTGCCCTCCTGGGCTCCTTCGGCTTCGTGCTGGGCAAGAATAAGCTCAAGGTCTTTTCGGCTATCCTCATCATCGGCACGATCTTCGGCATGGTCGTCATAGACGACATAAAGGAGCTCGTAGAGCGTGCCAGGCCGGACGGAGCGAAGGCCGCCGACTTCACGGTCAAGGACTCCTACTCGTTCCCGAGCGGCCACGCCTTTTCCATATTCCTGGCCGCGTCCGTGCTGGGCGCTTATTATGGCTGGAAATTTTATGTGTCCGGCTACGTGCTGGCTATCGCCGTGAGCCTGAGCCGGCTTTACCTTGGCGTGCATTTTCCGAGCGACGTCTTGTTCGGGGCAGTTCTGGGCATCATCGGGGGCGAAATGCTGATCTATGCCGCATACAGGCTTGGCCTGAGCAATAATCCTGGCATTATTTCACTCATATACAAAAAAGCCATAAGGTCTGAAAAAATAACTATAAACGGCCCCGATAGGGTTGTCTCAATATCCATATTCCTTACCATCCTGATCTCTATCGTGCTCTATTTCACCGACTATGCGCCGCTCGCCATATTCACGGTCACGCTGGCCGCGATATTCATCTTCTACTACATTCTATCGAATGGCGTGCGCCTCGACAGGGACTTACTGCTGATATTCGGCATCCTCGCTCTCTGCCTTATCGCATGCTTATCCCTGCTTTTCCTGGGCTCCTACTGGCTGTCCATGATCATTGTGATCATCGCATATTTTGCGATAATGGCCACTACCTACGGCTCGAAAAAGAATGAGGAGATGGCCAGTTCTCTAAAATAG
- a CDS encoding dihydromethanopterin reductase (acceptor) encodes MAWGITGAGHLLKDSYEVMKEIKLNGHSITTFMSRAGEEVSRMYGLLDSTKEISDGSYLNEIYLDSNQGASFPKIGRFNVGRYDVFILSPATSNTVSKIVYGIADTLVTNCAAQAMKGGIPSLIVPVDWESGVTSFMPYTIDRSKCKSCEVCPPRESCPNEAITDQIDLLKCQGCGTCVDLCEYGAISGGGEVPLKIRKVDARNTKMLSEMESVSIYRHPKDILDKIRNWNY; translated from the coding sequence ATAGCGTGGGGCATAACGGGCGCGGGACATCTCCTGAAGGACTCTTACGAGGTAATGAAAGAGATAAAACTGAATGGTCACTCCATCACGACATTCATGTCCCGGGCCGGGGAAGAGGTCTCCCGAATGTACGGGCTCCTCGACTCGACTAAGGAGATCTCGGACGGCTCGTACCTCAACGAGATCTATCTCGACTCTAACCAGGGCGCCAGCTTCCCCAAGATCGGCCGGTTCAACGTGGGCAGGTACGACGTTTTCATCTTATCGCCGGCGACCTCGAACACGGTCTCAAAGATCGTATACGGGATAGCGGATACGCTCGTAACGAACTGCGCCGCGCAAGCCATGAAAGGCGGCATACCGTCGCTTATAGTGCCCGTCGACTGGGAAAGCGGAGTCACTTCCTTCATGCCCTATACGATAGACCGCTCCAAATGCAAGTCCTGTGAGGTCTGCCCACCGAGGGAAAGCTGTCCCAACGAGGCCATCACCGACCAGATCGACCTATTAAAATGCCAGGGATGCGGCACCTGCGTCGACCTTTGCGAGTACGGCGCCATATCAGGCGGAGGCGAGGTACCGTTAAAAATAAGAAAGGTAGATGCTCGAAACACGAAGATGCTCTCGGAGATGGAAAGCGTATCCATCTACCGTCACCCGAAAGACATATTAGATAAGATACGCAACTGGAATTATTAA
- a CDS encoding ABC transporter ATP-binding protein produces the protein MGTTEEQAISIRGLTKRFNGLTAVDNVGLDIGTGEFFGLLGPNGAGKTTLIRMLVGLSTPTSGSASILGRDIVRDAIESRKLIGVAPQEYNFDENLKTKEILTYHAGYYGMPKAEREKRADDILDFLEISDKANEYCDKLSGGMKRRLLIGRALMQRPKVLFLDEPTTGVDVQLRRALWGMLKKLNSEGTTIVLTTHYIEEAESLCGRVAIMDHGRFIALGTPDALKRREVDSSRLEFDIVGDHVPDLTSVPGVIRYSLSREKLIVHVSDTSTAAVKVLDFLRSGGVAVKSMHVRESTLEDVFIKMTGRELRE, from the coding sequence ATGGGCACGACGGAAGAGCAGGCCATTTCCATCCGGGGCCTGACAAAACGATTCAACGGCCTGACCGCCGTCGATAACGTGGGCCTGGATATCGGGACCGGAGAGTTTTTCGGGCTGCTGGGGCCGAACGGCGCCGGCAAGACCACGCTGATCCGCATGCTCGTGGGACTTTCCACGCCTACTTCGGGCAGCGCCAGTATCCTCGGAAGAGACATCGTCAGGGACGCCATCGAGTCGAGAAAGCTCATCGGCGTGGCCCCGCAGGAGTATAACTTCGACGAGAACCTCAAGACGAAGGAGATCCTCACGTACCACGCGGGCTACTATGGCATGCCGAAGGCAGAGAGAGAAAAGCGTGCCGACGATATCCTTGACTTTTTAGAGATCAGCGACAAGGCGAACGAGTACTGTGATAAATTATCGGGCGGCATGAAGCGCCGCCTGCTCATCGGCCGTGCTCTGATGCAGAGGCCGAAGGTGCTTTTTCTGGATGAGCCGACGACGGGCGTTGACGTGCAGCTCCGCCGTGCCTTATGGGGCATGTTGAAGAAGCTCAATTCAGAAGGCACGACCATCGTGCTGACGACGCACTACATCGAGGAGGCGGAGAGCCTCTGCGGCCGTGTGGCCATCATGGACCATGGCCGGTTCATCGCGCTGGGCACCCCCGACGCCTTGAAGCGCCGGGAGGTCGACAGCAGCCGCCTTGAGTTCGACATCGTCGGCGACCATGTGCCCGACCTTACATCGGTGCCGGGCGTCATTCGCTATTCGTTAAGCAGGGAAAAGCTCATCGTCCACGTGAGCGACACCAGTACTGCTGCCGTAAAGGTGCTGGACTTCCTCAGGTCCGGCGGCGTGGCGGTAAAGTCCATGCACGTCAGGGAATCGACACTCGAGGACGTTTTCATTAAAATGACGGGGCGTGAACTGCGTGAGTGA